A portion of the Ricinus communis isolate WT05 ecotype wild-type chromosome 10, ASM1957865v1, whole genome shotgun sequence genome contains these proteins:
- the LOC8269260 gene encoding serine carboxypeptidase-like 45, producing MQAEQWMIIATICATALFLTAESVSETDKIGTLPGQPEVSFKQYAGYITIDEKQQRALFYYFVEAETDPSSKPLVLWLNGGPGCSSIGAGAFCEHGPFKPSGKILLKNDYSWNREANMLYLESPAGVGFSYCANKSFYNSVNDEMTAIDNLAFLERWFSKFPEYRNRDFFITGESYAGHYVPQLAQLIVESKSKLNLKGIAIGNPLLEFDTDFNSRAEFFWSHGLISDATYEIFTRICNYSQIRRQYQTSGSLSPDCSRVSREVSREVSKFVDTYDITLDVCLSSIQSQSHVLNQMEYAGKIDVCVEDETVKYLNRKDVQEALHAQLFGVNGWTVCSDVLKYNMQNLEISTTPLLGKLIKSGIRVLIYSGDQDSVIPLTGTRALVNGLAKELTLNTTVPYRAWFGGKQVAGWTQVFGDILSYATIRGASHEAPFSQPERSIVLFSAFLGGVPLPEDIYYAEKIN from the exons aTGCAGGCAGAACAATGGATGATAATTGCAACAATATGTGCAACTGCACTATTCTTAACTGCAGAATCAGTCTCAGAAACTGATAAAATTGGCACTTTGCCTGGCCAACCAGAGGTTAGTTTCAAACAGTATGCAGGGTACATAACCATTGATGAAAAGCAGCAGAGAGCTCTTTTCTACTACTTCGTTGAAGCAGAGACAGACCCATCTTCAAAGCCTCTTGTTCTTTGGTTAAATGGAG GGCCTGGATGTTCTTCTATTGGAGCAGGAGCTTTTTGTGAGCATGGACCTTTTAAACCGAGTGGAAAGATACTTCTCAAAAATGATTATAGCTGGAACAGAG AGGCAAATATGCTGTACTTGGAATCACCTGCTGGAGTTGGCTTCTCCTACTGTGCTAATAAATCCTTCTACAACTCTGTGAATGATGAGATGACAg caATAGACAACCTTGCATTTCTTGAAAGGTGGTTTAGCAAATTCCCAGAATATAGAAACAGAGATTTCTTCATTACAGGAGAAAGCTATGCAG GTCACTATGTCCCACAGCTTGCACAACTCATTGTTGAgtccaaatcaaaactgaacCTCAAAGGAATAGCA ATAGGAAATCCTCTTCTAGAGTTTGATACAGATTTCAACTCGAGAGCAGAGTTCTTTTGGTCTCATGGTTTAATATCAGATGCAACCTATGAAATTTTTACTAGAATTTGTAACTATTCTCAAATCAGGAGACAGTACCAAACCAGTGGATCTCTCTCTCCTGATTGCTCCAGGGTGAGCAGAGAAGTCTCAAGAGAAGTTAGTAAATTTGTAGATACCTATGATATTACTCTTGATGTTTGCTTATCATCAATCCAATCACAATCGCATGTGTTGAATCAAATG GAATATGCAGGCAAAATTGACGTCTGTGTAGAAGATGAAACAGTGAAGTACTTGAACAGAAAAGATGTACAAGAAGCTCTCCATGCTCAGCTTTTCGGAGTTAATGGATGGACTGTATGCAGCGA TGTGCTCAAATACAATATGCAAAATCTAGAGATATCCACCACTCCCCTTCTGGGGAAACTTATCAAGTCCGGCATCCGGGTCTTGATTTACAG TGGAGACCAAGATTCAGTCATTCCACTAACCGGAACAAGAGCACTGGTAAATGGATTGGCAAAGGAGTTAACACTCAACACAACCGTTCCTTATAGAGCATGGTTCGGGGGAAAACAG GTTGCTGGGTGGACACAAGTATTTGGTGATATCTTATCTTATGCTACCATTAGAGGTGCATCTCATGAAGCTCCATTTTCACAGCCAGAAAGATCTATTGTGCTGTTCAGTGCGTTTCTAGGGGGAGTGCCACTGCCAGAAGATATATATTATGctgagaaaattaattaa
- the LOC107261122 gene encoding leukocyte elastase inhibitor-like, with translation MAPSNERPLIIPHLNDSTILCQPTCHLKKRTTALKEGMMEVHSTIGKEIGLIEGHPNVFTIMQSNMDLDLGSLGEQVREEVNLWAEKATKGLIKELVPPGGFRNYTTLVLANALHRKLASCF, from the exons ATGGCGCCTTCGAATGAAAGACCGTTGATTATTCCTCATTTAAATGATTCAACGATTCTATGTCAGCCCACATGCCATTTGAAGAAAAGGACAACTGCTCTCAAGGAGGGAATGATGGAGGTTCATTCTACTATTGGTAAAGAGATTGGTTTGATAGAGGGTCATCCTAATGTTTTTACGATAATGCAAAGTAATATGGATTTGGATTTGGGCTCTCTT GGTGAGCAAGTGAGAGAAGAAGTGAACTTGTGGGCAGAAAAGGCCACTAAAGGTCTCATAAAAGAACTTGTTCCACCTGGGGGCTTTCGTAATTATACGACACTTGTGCTTGCCAATGCACTCCATAGGAAATTGGCTTCATGCTTTTGA